The genomic segment CTACTCGGGAGCCTGGTCGAGGCCTCGCTGGATCGCGTAGCGCATCAGCTCGTAGCGCTTGCGAAGCTGGAGCTTCGTGAGGATGTTCTGGACGTGGTTCTGGACGGTCTTGACCGAGATGAACAGCTTCTCGGCGATCTCGCGGTAGGTGTAGCCCTTCGCCACGAGCTTCAGGACCTCGTTCTCGCGTGGGGTGAGGCCCGGGACGCCCGGGTCGGGGGCCGCGACCCGGCGGAACTCGGACAGGACCATCCCGGCCAGCGACGGGGTGAACACCGGCTCTCCGTCGCGAACGCGCCGGACCGCGTCCACGATCTCGCCGGCCGTCGAGCCCTTGAGCAGATAGCCCGTCGCGCCGACCTTCACGGCCTCGAGGACGTCGGGCTCCTCCCCTGAGGCCGACAGCACGACGACCTTGACGTGCGGTGATTCCTCCACGATGGCACGGATCGCCTCCACGCCCGGGACGGTGGGGAGCTGGAGGTCCATCAGGATGACCTCCGGCATCGATCCGCGGGCTCGCTCGATCGCCTCGCCCCCATCGGAGGCCTCGGCGACCACCGTGGCGACGCCGGAGGATTCCAGATCGTTGCGGATCCCGTCGCGCCAGACGGGATGGTCATCCACCACCATGACCCGGATCGGTTCCGCGGGCGGTGGCTCGT from the Candidatus Methylomirabilota bacterium genome contains:
- a CDS encoding response regulator transcription factor, whose translation is MSDEGQDGMTGDEPPPAEPIRVMVVDDHPVWRDGIRNDLESSGVATVVAEASDGGEAIERARGSMPEVILMDLQLPTVPGVEAIRAIVEESPHVKVVVLSASGEEPDVLEAVKVGATGYLLKGSTAGEIVDAVRRVRDGEPVFTPSLAGMVLSEFRRVAAPDPGVPGLTPRENEVLKLVAKGYTYREIAEKLFISVKTVQNHVQNILTKLQLRKRYELMRYAIQRGLDQAPE